From the Rhizobium sp. ARZ01 genome, the window GGCAATGGTGCGACGATCCTGCTGCATGACCCGAAGCGCGACACGATCATTCTCGTCCGCCAGTTCCGCATGCCCGCCCATCAGAACGGCCATTCCGGCTGGCTGCTGGAGACGCCTGCCGGCCTGCTCGATGGTGAGCATCCGGCCGACGTCATCCGCCGCGAGGTGATGGAGGAAACCGGCTACCGCATCGACGAGGTGAAGCTGCTCTTCAAGGTGTTTATGAGTCCGGGTGCCGTGACCGAAACGATCCATTTCTTTGCCGCCACGATCGACGCGTCAATCCGCGAAGGCGAGGGCGGCGGTCTCGACCACGAGCACGAGGACATCGAAGTGGTCGAAGTGAAGCTGGACGATGCCGCGCGCATGATCGAGACCGGCGAGATCTGCGACGCCAAGACGATCATGCTGATCCAGTGGGCGCTCTTGCAGCGGAAGTAGCGGCAGGTTCCGGTGGTCCCAATGGCTTCATATGAGCCGTCATGCCGGACCTGATCCGGCATTCAGCGCGCTCAAGTCCTTGAGCGCAAAAGACTCTTTGGCGCCGCGGACGCGACGCTGCTGGATCCCGGCTCAAGGCCGGGATGACGGTAGGCCTTCGCTCCTCACCCTAACCCTCTCCCCGCAAGCGGGGAGACGGAACGCGCCATACCGACGTGTATGCGAAAGCGGTGAGGCAGTGCCACGCCCGTCCTTCGCCCCGTTCTTGCGGGGAGAAAGTGCCCGTCAGGGCGGATGAGGGGCGGAAACCACGCGATCTGCTGGATGCGGCGCTCGACGGGCGGCACGCGCCGCGAGATCGGCCGGCGTATTGCCTCCTTCCCCCGATGTCAGGGGAACTATTCTGGTCGAGCAGGGTTCACACAGCGTCCGGCCAGGAGAAGAACAAATGAACCTGCAGAAGGCCTACACCGTATTTCTCACCGCAGAACTTGCGGCGGCCGAAGGGTGGTATACGAAGTTGCTCGGCCGTGGCCCGGATTATCGGCCGATGGATACGATGGTGCAGTGGGAACTCTACGGCCGGGGCGGGATAGCGCTTTCAACGGACGTCGAGATCGCCGGTAACGGCGTGATGTCCTTGTCGTCGATGATGTCGCGACCGAGCGCCGCAGGCTGCAGGGCCTGGGGATTGTGCTTGGGGACGACATTCAGGGCGACTACTCGACGCTGGCGCAGGTGCGTGATCCCGACGGCAACCTGCTCACACTGGCAACGCCGCCCTCCCGGCCCTATCCGCCCGCGTGACCGCGCCGGAAGAAGGGAACCTGCCTTTCTTGAGAGGGGGCCGAGCCTTACTTTGGTGACTTTCACCCGGTGTTGATCGCCGGACGGCGGATGCACGTCGCTCTAGATGCCCGGCTGGTTGCGAAAGGCGGTCAAGTTACTGCTGGCGAAATCAGGTATGCGCCATCTATCTGCGGCAGGGTCGCGACCGCGACCGCCTTGCCGCCTTCCATGCGCACCTTGCCTTCCGCCAGCATCTTCAGCGCCAGCGGATAGGCCTGGTGCTCGACCGTGAGCACGCGCGCGGCAAGGTCTGCCGGGGTGTCGCCTGCGAGAATCGGCACGGCCGCCTGGACGATCGCCGGACCCTCGTCCATGCCTTCGGTGACGAAATGCACGGTGCAGCCGGCGATCTTCATGCCGGCTTCGATGGCGCGGCGATGGGTGTCGAGGCCGGGAAACAGCGGCAGCAGGGAAGGGTGGATGTTGAGGATCCGCCCCTCGTAGCGCGAGATGAACCGTCCCGACAGCAGCCGCATGTAGCCGGCAAGGCAGACGATGTCCGGGCGCTGGCGATCCAGCTCGGCGAGGACCGCCTCTTCGTGCGCTTCCTTGGAATCGAAATCCTTGCGCGGGAAGACGAAGGTCGGGATGCCGAGCGCCTGCGCCTTCTCGATCCCGCCCGCTTCCGGCTTGTCGGAAAAGACCGCGACGATTTCGGCCGGAAAACCCTCCGCTGCGCAGGCCTTTGCCA encodes:
- a CDS encoding NUDIX domain-containing protein — protein: MTKFRDTKIEIVSDKTLSDNWYHLRNVTFDYTGADGETVRMKREVYDRGNGATILLHDPKRDTIILVRQFRMPAHQNGHSGWLLETPAGLLDGEHPADVIRREVMEETGYRIDEVKLLFKVFMSPGAVTETIHFFAATIDASIREGEGGGLDHEHEDIEVVEVKLDDAARMIETGEICDAKTIMLIQWALLQRK
- the purN gene encoding phosphoribosylglycinamide formyltransferase → MSSGAPRKRVVAFISGSGSNMLTLAKACAAEGFPAEIVAVFSDKPEAGGIEKAQALGIPTFVFPRKDFDSKEAHEEAVLAELDRQRPDIVCLAGYMRLLSGRFISRYEGRILNIHPSLLPLFPGLDTHRRAIEAGMKIAGCTVHFVTEGMDEGPAIVQAAVPILAGDTPADLAARVLTVEHQAYPLALKMLAEGKVRMEGGKAVAVATLPQIDGAYLISPAVT